In Silene latifolia isolate original U9 population chromosome X, ASM4854445v1, whole genome shotgun sequence, the following proteins share a genomic window:
- the LOC141623540 gene encoding uncharacterized protein LOC141623540 has product MANRWRALAGDLTARESQLAQGTADPAELARVRVELDAARSMIESQVLGIISRDQELRRREDGLRSRDAEIVSLRAQLVAAEELRVTMEYETLESSPKRGPELEVVSALAATPRETETGPPGGVE; this is encoded by the exons atggctaaccggtggagggcgcttgctggtgacttGACTGCGAGGGAGTCCCAGCTTGCGCAG ggtactgcggatccggcagagcttgctcgggtccgtgttGAGTTGGATGCAGCGAGGTCGATGATCGAATCACAGGTGCTGGGGATCATCAGTCGGGACCAGGAGCTGAGGCGTCGCGAGGacgggttgcggagccgagatgcggagattgtcTCTCTTAGGGCTCAGCTAgttgcggcggaggagcttcgcgtcacgatggagtacgagacgttggagagttctccaAAGAGGGGGCCCGAGCTGGAGGTGGTGTCTGCCTTGgccgcgactcctcgtgagaccgagactggCCCACCGGGAGGcgttgagtag